In Paenibacillus guangzhouensis, a single window of DNA contains:
- a CDS encoding rhodanese-like domain-containing protein gives MNIVQIQPEEIKARLERGESLNMIDVREPEEVAQGMIPGAVHIPLGQIPDRIEEIQQTGEIIMICRSGYRSERACEYLTQLGLEGLKNMEGGMLAWNEL, from the coding sequence ATGAACATTGTACAAATTCAACCCGAGGAAATAAAAGCAAGACTGGAACGCGGTGAATCATTAAATATGATAGATGTGCGCGAGCCTGAAGAAGTCGCACAAGGCATGATTCCTGGCGCCGTTCATATTCCACTCGGTCAAATCCCTGATCGGATCGAAGAGATTCAGCAGACAGGTGAAATTATTATGATCTGCCGCAGTGGATACCGCAGCGAACGTGCTTGCGAATATCTGACGCAGCTCGGCCTTGAAGGGCTGAAGAACATGGAAGGCGGCATGCTCGCTTGGAACGAACTCTAA
- a CDS encoding shikimate kinase has product MEHVKKRNLILIGFMGTGKSSVGKMLAEMMNYTFVDTDSYIESKAGSSIPEIFASSGEEVFRQLEQEAIQEILQGDGQVVSTGGGCVLRESNRVAMLAGGQVIALTADADSIIARVSQDPNRPLLQGNVEERVHTLLEQRKDVYRFADLTIDTTDLTVDTIVGIILGHHR; this is encoded by the coding sequence TTGGAACATGTCAAAAAACGTAATCTTATTCTTATTGGTTTTATGGGTACAGGTAAATCATCTGTAGGGAAAATGCTTGCTGAGATGATGAATTATACGTTCGTTGATACGGATTCATATATCGAATCGAAGGCAGGGAGTTCAATTCCTGAAATATTCGCTTCAAGCGGCGAGGAAGTGTTTCGTCAATTGGAGCAGGAAGCGATTCAGGAAATCTTGCAGGGCGATGGACAAGTTGTATCGACTGGCGGCGGATGCGTCCTTCGTGAATCGAATCGAGTTGCCATGTTAGCCGGCGGACAAGTGATTGCGCTAACGGCCGATGCGGACAGCATTATTGCTCGTGTGTCGCAGGATCCGAATCGACCGTTATTGCAAGGAAATGTGGAAGAACGTGTTCATACGTTATTAGAACAACGCAAGGATGTATATCGATTTGCCGATTTGACGATCGATACGACCGATTTGACAGTGGATACGATCGTCGGGATCATTCTAGGCCATCATCGATAA
- the gndA gene encoding NADP-dependent phosphogluconate dehydrogenase, with the protein MSKQQIGVIGLAVMGKNLALNIESRGFTVSVYNRSREKTDDLVQEAQGKNLFGTYSIEEFVQSLETPRKILIMVQAGKATDATIEQLLPHLDQGDIIIDGGNAYFPDTVRRSKELEDKGFRFIGTGVSGGEEGALKGPSIMPGGQESAYQLVEPILTAISAKVNGDPCCTYIGPDGAGHYVKMVHNGIEYGDMQLICEAYDLLKNVLHVSAEELHEIFTEWNKGELDSYLIEITADIFSKYDPETKKPMVDVILDSAGQKGTGKWTSQSALDLGVPLSMITESVFSRFLSAMKEERVQASKVLNGPKVSAFDGDRAAFIEAVRKALFTSKIVSYAQGFAQMRAASDEYGWDLKYGNIAMIFRGGCIIRSRFLQNIKDAYDRDANLPNLLLDPYFKDIVENYQDAWRQVVSAAVANGVPVPGMSSALAYYDSYRTERLPANLLQAQRDYFGAHTFKRVDMEGTFHFNWMD; encoded by the coding sequence ATGTCGAAACAGCAAATCGGGGTTATTGGTTTGGCGGTAATGGGGAAAAACCTCGCGCTAAACATTGAGAGCAGAGGGTTTACGGTCTCCGTGTACAATCGTTCAAGAGAGAAAACAGACGATCTTGTACAAGAGGCGCAAGGCAAAAACTTATTCGGTACATACTCCATTGAAGAGTTCGTACAATCGCTTGAAACTCCTCGCAAAATTTTGATCATGGTACAAGCTGGTAAGGCGACCGATGCTACGATCGAACAGCTTCTTCCGCACTTGGATCAAGGGGACATCATCATCGATGGCGGTAATGCTTACTTCCCTGATACCGTTCGTCGCAGCAAAGAGCTCGAAGACAAAGGCTTCCGGTTCATTGGTACAGGCGTATCCGGTGGTGAGGAAGGCGCATTGAAAGGTCCTTCGATCATGCCAGGCGGACAGGAAAGCGCTTATCAATTGGTTGAGCCAATTCTTACAGCGATCTCCGCAAAAGTAAACGGCGACCCTTGCTGTACGTATATCGGACCAGATGGTGCTGGACATTATGTAAAAATGGTTCACAACGGCATCGAGTACGGCGATATGCAATTGATCTGTGAAGCGTATGATCTTCTCAAGAACGTTCTTCACGTTAGCGCTGAAGAATTGCATGAAATCTTCACAGAGTGGAATAAAGGCGAACTTGACAGCTATCTGATCGAGATAACGGCAGATATCTTCTCTAAATATGATCCAGAAACGAAAAAACCTATGGTTGACGTGATTCTTGATTCTGCAGGTCAAAAAGGTACAGGAAAATGGACAAGCCAAAGCGCGCTTGACCTCGGCGTTCCGCTCTCCATGATTACGGAATCCGTGTTCTCCCGTTTCTTGTCTGCAATGAAAGAGGAACGTGTTCAAGCTTCCAAAGTGCTTAACGGTCCAAAAGTATCGGCATTCGACGGCGATCGCGCTGCATTCATCGAAGCTGTTCGCAAAGCATTGTTCACAAGTAAAATCGTATCGTACGCACAAGGCTTCGCTCAAATGCGCGCAGCTTCCGACGAATACGGTTGGGATTTGAAATACGGCAACATCGCAATGATCTTCCGCGGCGGATGCATTATTCGTTCCCGTTTCTTGCAGAACATCAAAGATGCTTATGATCGTGATGCTAATCTTCCGAACTTGCTCCTTGATCCATACTTCAAGGATATCGTAGAGAACTATCAGGATGCATGGAGACAAGTTGTTTCGGCAGCTGTAGCGAACGGCGTTCCTGTACCAGGCATGTCCAGCGCGCTTGCTTACTATGACAGTTATCGTACAGAAAGACTTCCAGCGAACTTATTGCAAGCACAACGCGATTACTTCGGTGCGCACACATTCAAACGTGTGGATATGGAAGGAACATTCCACTTCAACTGGATGGATTAA